One segment of Variovorax sp. PAMC28562 DNA contains the following:
- a CDS encoding maleylacetate reductase — protein sequence MRFIFDARLPRVRFGDGELARLPDEVSALGAKRVLVLCTPQQLEHAQRVSTLLGQQAVATFDQAVMHVPTETVADAIAVAERVDADLAVAIGGGSTIGLAKALALKRNLPFIAIPTTYAGSEMTPIYGLTEQGRKLTGRDPKVLARSVIYDPELSRELPIGLTVTSGLNAIAHAVEGMYASDGNPVISLMAEEGIRAMAVAIAGLVTAPSDPVFRSQALQGAWLCGTVLGNSGMGLHHKLCHTLGGSFNLPHAEVHSVILPHALAYNEPMVPDIAARIAAALGGAGTASSQLFALAKKAGAPLSLREIGMREADLDQATSLVFEQRYPNPRPLEELAIRKLLQRAFDGSPPL from the coding sequence ATGCGCTTTATTTTCGATGCCAGACTGCCTAGAGTTCGATTTGGCGACGGTGAGTTAGCTCGCTTGCCAGACGAGGTTTCAGCCTTGGGTGCTAAACGAGTTTTAGTGCTTTGCACGCCGCAACAGCTAGAACACGCGCAACGTGTCTCAACGCTGCTCGGTCAGCAGGCCGTCGCCACCTTTGACCAAGCGGTGATGCACGTGCCGACCGAGACCGTGGCGGATGCCATCGCGGTCGCCGAGCGGGTTGATGCGGACCTTGCTGTAGCGATCGGCGGCGGTTCGACCATCGGTTTAGCGAAGGCATTGGCGCTCAAGCGCAACCTGCCTTTCATTGCCATTCCTACGACTTACGCCGGCAGCGAGATGACGCCGATCTACGGCCTGACGGAGCAGGGTCGCAAGCTCACAGGCCGCGATCCCAAGGTCCTGGCACGTTCGGTTATCTACGATCCCGAATTGTCTCGGGAATTACCGATTGGACTGACGGTCACGAGTGGTTTGAACGCCATCGCTCATGCAGTCGAGGGAATGTACGCGAGCGATGGCAACCCGGTGATCAGCCTGATGGCCGAAGAAGGTATTCGAGCGATGGCGGTAGCCATCGCTGGGCTCGTGACCGCGCCGTCGGATCCCGTGTTCAGGTCACAGGCATTGCAGGGAGCTTGGTTGTGCGGCACGGTCCTTGGCAATTCTGGAATGGGACTGCATCACAAGCTCTGCCATACGCTTGGGGGCAGCTTCAACTTACCGCATGCCGAAGTACATAGCGTCATCTTGCCCCACGCACTTGCGTACAACGAGCCCATGGTTCCTGACATCGCTGCACGGATTGCTGCGGCTTTGGGTGGAGCAGGCACTGCGTCGAGCCAGTTGTTCGCGTTGGCAAAAAAAGCCGGTGCGCCGCTCAGCCTGCGCGAGATCGGCATGCGTGAGGCGGACCTCGACCAAGCCACCAGTCTGGTATTCGAACAGCGCTATCCGAACCCCCGACCACTGGAAGAGTTGGCAATACGCAAGCTTTTGCAACGTGCCTTCGATGGCTCGCCACCGTTGTAG
- a CDS encoding intradiol ring-cleavage dioxygenase produces the protein MINIDERTITDAVVQSFATCPDLRLRAILTRLVHHLHDFAREVKLTEAEWLAGIQFLTDAGDITDAKRQEFILLSDTLGLSTLVTAQNNQRPAGCTEATVFGPFFVEGAPEVANGADIANGAKGLPCYVRGSVKGLDGLPILEATIDVWQSDDDGFYDVQHPDLEQHQARARLRNRSDGTFDFRSIVAVPYQIPKDGPVGKMLEATGRHAWRPAHLHFMIVAPGYERLITHVFRSDGPYLESDAVFGVRSTLIADWQRHEPGMAPDGAVLAVPFFTLDYAFVLNRSIATASR, from the coding sequence ATGATCAACATTGACGAGCGGACAATCACCGATGCGGTTGTGCAGTCCTTCGCCACTTGCCCAGATTTGCGTCTGCGTGCCATCCTTACGCGCCTCGTACACCATTTGCACGACTTTGCACGCGAAGTCAAATTGACAGAAGCCGAGTGGCTCGCTGGTATCCAGTTCCTTACAGACGCCGGCGACATCACTGACGCTAAGCGCCAAGAGTTCATTCTGCTGTCCGATACGCTGGGTTTGTCTACGCTGGTGACTGCACAGAACAATCAGCGGCCCGCGGGCTGTACAGAAGCGACCGTGTTCGGACCCTTCTTCGTGGAGGGCGCGCCTGAAGTCGCCAATGGTGCAGACATCGCTAATGGCGCCAAAGGGCTGCCGTGCTACGTCCGAGGCTCGGTCAAAGGACTCGATGGATTGCCGATTCTTGAGGCGACGATCGACGTCTGGCAGTCCGATGACGACGGTTTCTACGATGTTCAACACCCAGACTTAGAGCAACACCAGGCTCGGGCGCGACTCAGAAACCGTAGCGATGGAACGTTCGATTTTCGATCTATCGTCGCGGTGCCGTACCAGATTCCCAAGGATGGCCCCGTCGGTAAGATGCTGGAAGCGACCGGGCGGCATGCGTGGCGGCCGGCCCACTTGCACTTCATGATCGTCGCACCTGGATATGAACGTCTCATTACGCATGTATTCCGTTCGGATGGACCTTACCTGGAATCCGACGCGGTTTTTGGCGTTCGATCAACCCTCATCGCCGACTGGCAACGACACGAGCCAGGCATGGCTCCCGATGGGGCGGTGCTCGCGGTGCCATTCTTTACCCTTGACTATGCGTTTGTGTTGAATCGCAGTATCGCTACAGCATCGCGATGA
- a CDS encoding zinc-binding dehydrogenase — MKAVRFHGQKDIRVEEVSGPTSPLAADDVLIKPLVCGICGTDLHEYVSGAIVTPTTPHIYTGATNPQILGHEFSALVLDVGKEIKHVHAGDRISVQPLISPRDDYFGRRGLFHLSPCMACVGLSWAWGGLGQQAVVKGYNAVKISDKVSDVQGALIEPAAVAVYALDRGRVTIGSTVLISGMGPIGALCLLGAKAAGASKIFVSEVNPNRLARARELVPACIPVNPTTTNLEEFIRDQTEEGVGVDAAIECGGSEASLNACIGAVRRQGVVVQAGLHSRLALVDPMKWALKDITIEATWCYPTSSWSRIASMIESGVFPVEKVVTAQIAMDDIVSKGFDALLDPTGNEMKVLVSVS; from the coding sequence ATGAAGGCAGTTCGCTTCCACGGTCAAAAGGACATTCGAGTCGAGGAGGTCAGTGGGCCCACGTCACCATTGGCAGCCGATGATGTGCTGATCAAGCCGTTGGTTTGCGGTATCTGCGGCACCGATCTTCACGAATACGTCTCTGGCGCAATCGTCACGCCGACAACGCCGCACATCTACACGGGAGCGACCAATCCCCAGATTCTCGGTCACGAGTTTTCGGCACTCGTGCTCGATGTGGGCAAGGAAATCAAGCACGTTCATGCTGGCGACCGGATCTCGGTGCAACCGCTGATATCACCGCGCGACGACTATTTCGGTCGCCGGGGTTTGTTTCATCTGAGCCCGTGCATGGCCTGCGTTGGGTTGTCATGGGCTTGGGGTGGTCTAGGCCAGCAGGCCGTCGTGAAGGGCTACAACGCCGTAAAGATCTCGGACAAAGTCAGTGATGTTCAGGGCGCGTTGATCGAGCCTGCCGCAGTGGCCGTCTACGCGCTTGACCGAGGGCGCGTCACCATCGGGTCGACTGTCTTGATCTCTGGCATGGGCCCCATCGGGGCGCTTTGCTTGCTGGGAGCAAAGGCTGCAGGAGCGAGCAAGATTTTCGTTTCCGAGGTCAATCCCAATCGGTTGGCCCGTGCTCGTGAGCTGGTACCAGCTTGCATTCCCGTCAACCCGACAACGACGAACCTGGAAGAGTTCATACGGGACCAGACCGAAGAAGGAGTCGGCGTTGATGCGGCCATCGAGTGCGGCGGCTCGGAGGCGTCGTTAAACGCTTGCATCGGTGCGGTGCGACGCCAAGGCGTTGTGGTGCAAGCCGGTCTGCACTCGCGCCTTGCGCTGGTCGATCCGATGAAGTGGGCCTTGAAGGACATCACGATCGAAGCCACATGGTGCTACCCCACCAGCAGCTGGTCCCGAATCGCCTCGATGATCGAAAGCGGCGTTTTCCCGGTTGAGAAAGTCGTGACCGCACAGATCGCAATGGATGACATCGTCTCCAAAGGCTTTGACGCACTGCTTGATCCGACAGGCAACGAAATGAAGGTACTCGTTTCCGTCAGTTAG
- a CDS encoding YciI family protein: MHFIVHCVDHENALPIRLANYEAHKAYLAQAKVKTVISGPLTADDGVTMKGSCFLLEADSKDDVLAFHRNDPFFAAGVWRDVSIHVFLKRVDNRD, translated from the coding sequence ATGCATTTCATCGTCCACTGCGTTGATCACGAAAACGCTCTTCCGATTCGACTCGCAAACTACGAGGCTCACAAGGCTTATTTGGCTCAGGCGAAAGTCAAGACTGTGATCTCCGGGCCACTCACCGCCGATGACGGTGTGACTATGAAGGGGAGTTGCTTCCTCCTCGAAGCGGACAGCAAGGACGACGTCCTCGCGTTCCACCGCAACGATCCGTTCTTTGCTGCGGGCGTATGGCGTGATGTTTCGATTCACGTCTTCCTCAAACGCGTCGATAACCGCGATTGA
- a CDS encoding ABC transporter permease yields the protein MNMSVVAPLLQVNAARRQNWMPVWVRGHARLLAVVALLLLLAVIGSFFNARFRDVGNFQNVYEQSVGLALVSLGQTAVILTGGIDLSVGSLISLLSVLTSGLIDGHPERVAVVIGGVLLLGLLIGMLNGLLTIWLGVHPLIVTLGTGAILQGITLLYSSDAAGSVPPGFEDFAYGRIWGLPVGASLTLLFFLLAAFVLRRTRHGRYVYAVGGDPHAAALLGLPVRRVLVVAYGFCGLCAAVTALYVVSRFGVGQPYTGANYTLASITPVVIGGTVLAGGRGGVIGTLLGVYLIALLNNLLNFMDVSSHYQLVIQGLVVVVAVSSFTNSHAKRS from the coding sequence ATGAACATGAGTGTGGTTGCTCCTCTGCTGCAGGTGAATGCTGCGCGGAGACAGAATTGGATGCCCGTGTGGGTACGCGGCCACGCACGACTATTGGCCGTCGTTGCGTTGCTGCTTCTCCTGGCAGTTATCGGTTCATTTTTCAACGCACGTTTCCGCGACGTGGGCAATTTCCAAAACGTTTACGAGCAGTCCGTTGGTCTTGCGCTGGTGAGTCTGGGTCAGACCGCCGTGATACTCACTGGCGGAATTGACTTGTCGGTCGGTTCACTCATCAGCTTGCTGTCCGTGTTGACCTCCGGCCTGATCGACGGGCACCCCGAACGGGTCGCGGTGGTGATCGGTGGCGTGCTGTTACTCGGCCTTCTCATCGGCATGCTGAACGGGTTGTTGACGATCTGGCTTGGTGTTCACCCCTTGATCGTGACACTCGGTACCGGGGCAATATTGCAAGGCATTACGTTGCTCTATTCAAGCGATGCGGCCGGGTCTGTTCCACCGGGGTTCGAGGATTTTGCGTACGGCCGTATCTGGGGGCTTCCGGTAGGGGCTTCCCTCACGCTGCTTTTCTTTTTGTTGGCTGCGTTCGTGCTGCGACGAACGCGCCACGGTCGGTACGTGTACGCGGTGGGCGGAGACCCCCACGCTGCTGCATTGCTGGGCTTGCCGGTGCGTCGAGTCTTGGTCGTCGCCTATGGGTTCTGTGGTCTCTGCGCGGCGGTTACTGCGCTCTACGTGGTGAGTCGCTTTGGTGTCGGCCAACCCTATACGGGTGCGAACTACACGCTTGCATCGATCACGCCAGTTGTCATCGGAGGCACGGTGCTCGCAGGCGGCCGAGGTGGAGTCATCGGCACGCTGCTCGGTGTCTACCTGATCGCACTGTTGAACAATTTGCTGAATTTCATGGATGTCTCCAGTCACTATCAACTGGTTATCCAAGGCCTTGTTGTAGTGGTCGCGGTCTCTTCATTTACCAACAGTCACGCAAAGCGCAGCTAA
- a CDS encoding SDR family oxidoreductase, with protein sequence MSHHKHALVIGHTGVVGGNLASHLINLGDWKVTGVARNSLATTTGVTPITVDLLDRNATLQALSGLRPTHLYFTTWTRRDTEAENIKANGAMLANVLDAVAPARSLRHAALVTGTKHYLGPFESYGASKPDTPFTEDRPRLPGENFYYTQEDILFAQAATHGFGWSVHRPHTIVGYALGNAMNMGVTLAIYASICKETGQAFVFPGSRQQYEAVTDMTDARLLARHLTWASTCEAGRDEAFNVVNGDLFRWRQMWATLAEEFGLVNGGFPSQPMPLAQQMATSGPVWDDMVKKYGLQPHALDRLASWWHTDGDLGRDVECFNSMTKSRAAGFGEHHDTAQSFRELFVLLRGNRIIP encoded by the coding sequence ATGTCTCATCACAAACATGCACTCGTCATCGGCCACACCGGCGTTGTTGGCGGCAATCTCGCTTCTCATCTGATCAATCTCGGGGATTGGAAAGTCACCGGCGTTGCACGAAACTCCCTGGCCACCACGACCGGCGTGACGCCCATCACCGTCGATCTGCTGGACCGCAACGCCACCTTGCAGGCCTTATCTGGTCTGAGGCCGACGCACCTCTACTTCACCACGTGGACTCGGCGAGATACGGAAGCAGAGAACATCAAGGCCAATGGCGCCATGCTGGCAAACGTACTGGATGCAGTAGCGCCTGCGCGGTCACTGCGGCATGCAGCGTTGGTCACCGGCACCAAACACTACCTTGGCCCGTTCGAATCCTATGGTGCTTCAAAGCCCGACACACCGTTTACAGAAGACAGGCCACGTTTGCCTGGCGAGAACTTCTACTACACCCAGGAGGACATCCTGTTCGCACAAGCCGCAACCCACGGCTTTGGCTGGAGCGTGCATCGCCCCCACACGATCGTCGGCTACGCGCTTGGCAATGCGATGAACATGGGCGTGACGCTGGCCATCTATGCCTCGATCTGCAAGGAAACCGGGCAAGCCTTCGTGTTCCCCGGATCGCGCCAGCAGTACGAGGCAGTCACCGACATGACCGATGCGCGCCTGTTGGCTCGGCATTTGACTTGGGCCTCGACTTGCGAGGCTGGGCGAGACGAAGCCTTCAACGTCGTCAACGGCGATCTGTTCCGCTGGCGGCAAATGTGGGCCACATTAGCTGAAGAGTTTGGTCTCGTGAATGGAGGATTCCCGTCACAACCCATGCCACTCGCACAACAGATGGCCACCAGCGGCCCGGTCTGGGACGACATGGTCAAGAAGTACGGGCTGCAACCTCACGCACTCGACCGCCTGGCCTCTTGGTGGCACACCGACGGTGATCTTGGTCGCGATGTTGAATGTTTCAACAGCATGACCAAGAGTCGCGCAGCGGGGTTTGGCGAGCACCATGACACTGCGCAATCCTTCCGCGAACTGTTCGTGCTGTTGCGTGGAAACCGGATCATTCCGTGA
- a CDS encoding sugar ABC transporter ATP-binding protein produces the protein MLELVEIRKSFGSVDVLKGVSLRAAAGRIHALVGENGAGKSTLIKVTAGVIPVESGSIRFDGEEIRWKSPGEAKARGVHVIYQEFVQFPELSVAENIFIGDPRVSPGGLLRPKRMLAMASELLSKLGVEIDPSTPVSALSVADQQMVEIAKALAHKVKLLVLDEPTAVISGREVELLFKRLRQLRDEGVAVIYVSHRLEEIFELCDDVTVIKDGQLVGSRLTSELDQKQLVAMMVGRPLADLYPPRRELGESLPVVLQAIDVWSGELVRGCSLELRAGEITALAGMIGSGRTELAMAIFGGNALDRGTICVDGQTHDRMTPAKAMDLGIGLLTEDRKKEGLAMQLDVAANLSAANLQEITRHGVLDKTLESKIAHDAISEYRVACRGPHTPVAEMSGGNQQKVLLARWARRAKRVLILDEPTRGVDVGAKADIYRMMQDAANRGLAILMISSELPEVVGMADRVVVMRDGRITGELHGAEINEHSIMTLATRSGGATRKEAV, from the coding sequence TCACTGCCGGCGTCATACCTGTGGAGTCGGGGTCGATTCGCTTCGATGGCGAGGAGATCCGTTGGAAATCGCCCGGCGAAGCCAAAGCGCGTGGTGTTCACGTGATCTACCAGGAGTTCGTTCAGTTTCCTGAACTCAGTGTGGCCGAGAACATCTTTATTGGCGACCCCCGGGTAAGTCCAGGTGGTCTATTGCGTCCCAAGCGGATGCTTGCCATGGCAAGCGAATTGCTTTCGAAACTTGGGGTCGAAATTGATCCGTCGACGCCTGTGAGCGCGCTTTCGGTTGCTGACCAGCAGATGGTCGAAATCGCGAAGGCGTTGGCCCACAAGGTCAAACTGCTTGTGCTGGATGAGCCGACCGCCGTCATTTCTGGTCGCGAAGTCGAACTGCTTTTCAAGCGATTGCGCCAGTTGCGGGACGAGGGGGTGGCGGTCATCTATGTTTCACACCGCCTCGAAGAGATTTTTGAACTGTGTGATGACGTCACCGTCATCAAGGATGGCCAACTTGTCGGTTCGCGGCTCACGTCCGAACTTGATCAGAAGCAGCTTGTTGCCATGATGGTGGGTCGGCCACTGGCGGATCTTTACCCGCCACGACGCGAACTCGGTGAGTCACTGCCAGTGGTGTTGCAGGCAATCGACGTGTGGTCGGGTGAGCTTGTGCGCGGGTGCAGTCTTGAGCTGCGCGCTGGCGAGATCACGGCGCTGGCCGGAATGATTGGGTCGGGCCGTACCGAGTTGGCAATGGCCATCTTTGGCGGCAACGCACTGGACCGTGGAACGATTTGCGTGGACGGTCAGACGCACGACCGGATGACTCCTGCCAAAGCCATGGACCTCGGCATCGGACTCCTGACCGAGGATCGAAAAAAGGAAGGTTTGGCAATGCAGCTCGACGTGGCAGCAAATTTGAGCGCTGCTAACTTGCAAGAAATCACACGTCACGGGGTCCTCGATAAAACGTTGGAATCGAAGATCGCGCACGACGCCATCAGCGAATACCGAGTGGCGTGTCGTGGCCCGCACACACCAGTCGCCGAGATGTCCGGCGGAAATCAGCAGAAAGTGCTCCTTGCCCGATGGGCGCGCCGGGCAAAGCGTGTACTCATCCTGGATGAGCCTACGCGCGGTGTCGATGTTGGCGCTAAAGCCGATATCTATCGAATGATGCAAGACGCAGCAAATCGCGGCTTGGCCATCCTGATGATCAGCTCTGAATTGCCAGAGGTCGTCGGCATGGCCGACCGAGTCGTCGTGATGCGCGATGGACGCATAACAGGCGAGTTGCACGGCGCAGAGATCAATGAGCACTCGATCATGACGCTGGCAACCCGCTCTGGTGGCGCGACGCGGAAGGAGGCGGTATGA
- a CDS encoding ABC transporter permease, whose translation MAAAIAAPALLTASNLGNMLLQFAPLGIVVIGQMLVILVRGLDLSVASVMATSAVVATSFSGLDADLVWILPTALGLGALVGAINGLLVTKRNVSPFLATLATMIVLQGARNAYTQGAPSGNVPPLLRSIGSGVTAGIPNNVIVLLAVAALAYILLHVTTFGRRIYLTGGSPRAAQLVGITVDRVTISAYVLSGALAALAGLVLSGYVSVVDNWVGKNFELDSIVAAVMGGVALSGGKGTALGALMGAAILVVLSNAVVILGMPIHVQLVMKGFIIVLAAALYIVKSKGTR comes from the coding sequence GTGGCGGCCGCAATAGCAGCGCCCGCGCTGTTGACTGCCAGCAACCTGGGAAACATGCTTTTGCAGTTCGCGCCGCTCGGCATTGTGGTGATCGGGCAGATGTTGGTAATTCTGGTGCGTGGTCTGGATCTGTCGGTTGCGTCCGTGATGGCGACTTCCGCGGTTGTAGCGACCTCATTTTCCGGGCTCGATGCAGACCTCGTCTGGATCCTCCCAACAGCGCTGGGCTTGGGTGCTCTCGTCGGCGCAATCAACGGCCTGCTTGTGACGAAGCGCAACGTCAGCCCGTTTCTGGCGACGCTAGCGACCATGATCGTGCTTCAGGGCGCTCGCAATGCCTACACGCAAGGAGCGCCTTCCGGCAACGTGCCACCGCTCCTTCGATCGATTGGTTCGGGCGTCACTGCCGGTATTCCAAACAATGTCATCGTGCTCCTGGCTGTTGCGGCGCTCGCGTACATCCTGCTGCACGTCACCACTTTCGGGCGGCGAATTTACCTGACTGGTGGGAGCCCAAGAGCGGCCCAACTCGTCGGCATCACGGTGGATCGGGTGACGATCTCCGCCTATGTGTTGTCGGGTGCCTTGGCTGCGTTGGCGGGGTTGGTCCTTTCCGGCTATGTCAGCGTTGTCGACAACTGGGTGGGAAAGAACTTCGAACTCGATTCGATCGTCGCTGCAGTCATGGGCGGTGTCGCCTTGTCCGGTGGGAAGGGCACTGCGTTAGGTGCGCTGATGGGCGCCGCCATTCTCGTAGTGCTGTCCAACGCTGTCGTCATTTTGGGCATGCCCATCCATGTGCAGTTGGTGATGAAGGGTTTCATCATCGTGCTCGCAGCGGCGCTCTACATCGTCAAATCCAAGGGTACGCGCTGA
- a CDS encoding alpha/beta hydrolase, with protein sequence MSTIKTIFLAASILAAQHAFAVDIASPLQVPAKSLPVPTAGISTGMQAFIAAPLNPDWDKLWKTGDEARKYADVQAANAVKGIPGMLERLHVKSTASTVDGVKVFTITPDVIPPENRDKVLIHVHGGCYVLFPGESGTTEAIMMAGFGHYKVISVDYRMPPEAYFPAALDDAVNVYKAVLKNTPSKNVAFFGTSAGGALTLEMVLNARAQGLPVPGAIAPGTPMSDVTKTGDSFYTNEKVDNILVSRDGFCDAGTLIYAKGHDLKDPLLSPVYGDMHGFPPAILTTGTRDLLLSNTVRVHRELRRAGVPADLVVFEGQSHAQYQFDDRVPETKEAFDEIASFFGKHLGH encoded by the coding sequence ATGAGTACCATAAAGACAATATTTTTGGCCGCTTCGATACTGGCTGCCCAGCATGCTTTTGCAGTCGACATCGCTTCACCACTACAGGTCCCTGCCAAGAGCTTGCCCGTACCGACCGCAGGCATCAGCACCGGCATGCAAGCCTTTATTGCAGCGCCGCTGAACCCAGATTGGGACAAGCTTTGGAAAACCGGTGACGAGGCAAGAAAGTATGCGGATGTCCAGGCCGCTAACGCCGTCAAAGGAATTCCGGGGATGCTTGAACGGCTGCACGTAAAGTCAACGGCGTCAACTGTCGATGGTGTCAAAGTATTCACCATTACGCCCGATGTAATTCCACCAGAAAACCGCGACAAGGTTCTGATTCATGTGCACGGCGGCTGCTATGTTCTGTTTCCCGGCGAATCCGGCACAACTGAGGCCATCATGATGGCCGGCTTCGGGCACTATAAAGTTATCTCTGTCGACTATCGCATGCCCCCAGAGGCTTATTTCCCCGCTGCGCTAGATGACGCGGTGAACGTTTACAAGGCCGTTTTGAAAAACACGCCTTCAAAGAATGTTGCATTTTTTGGAACGTCGGCCGGTGGCGCATTGACACTCGAAATGGTGTTGAACGCGCGGGCGCAAGGACTCCCCGTACCGGGCGCCATTGCTCCTGGGACGCCGATGTCCGACGTGACGAAGACGGGCGACAGTTTTTATACCAATGAGAAGGTCGACAATATTCTTGTGTCCCGTGACGGCTTCTGCGATGCCGGGACTCTGATTTACGCCAAAGGCCACGACCTAAAGGATCCGCTGCTCTCTCCGGTCTATGGCGATATGCACGGCTTCCCTCCCGCAATACTGACCACAGGAACGCGCGACCTTCTGTTGAGCAATACCGTTCGGGTCCACCGCGAGCTACGCAGGGCAGGCGTACCCGCCGATCTGGTCGTCTTTGAGGGGCAATCGCATGCCCAATATCAATTCGACGATCGTGTGCCTGAGACCAAAGAAGCGTTCGACGAGATCGCCAGCTTCTTCGGAAAGCATCTTGGACATTGA
- a CDS encoding Dabb family protein, with amino-acid sequence MIRQIVMWSVRGDTPPERQVARERVRDAFESLRGRIPGMTRLEIGLNISSADYACDVVLVSDFVSRDALEAYAIHAEHKRVRAELDTLRLTRYQIDYVVVEEPY; translated from the coding sequence ATGATTCGGCAAATTGTGATGTGGAGTGTTCGTGGCGATACCCCGCCGGAGCGGCAAGTCGCGCGCGAGCGGGTTCGGGATGCATTCGAGAGTTTGAGAGGCCGCATTCCCGGCATGACTCGGTTAGAGATCGGACTTAACATTAGCAGTGCTGACTATGCTTGTGATGTGGTTCTTGTCTCGGATTTTGTCAGCAGAGATGCATTGGAAGCCTATGCCATTCATGCTGAGCACAAACGTGTGAGAGCCGAGCTTGACACCCTGCGACTCACCAGATATCAGATTGACTACGTTGTTGTCGAAGAGCCGTACTGA
- a CDS encoding NAD(P)-dependent oxidoreductase gives MNKDIGFLGLGKMGLPMARHLAANGHSISGFDLVADRNLAAQAAGLRIAESALRLVTECATIVSSLPNDDALEETARVIAASARAGSVYIDTSTVSIEASARVATVLSAAGIAYLRCTVSGNNHMAEAAQLTVMVSGPRETFDEARAIFNSWGATCFYLGDAEQARLMKLVINLMIMLTSGMLAEALTLGRKGGLDWNDMWQVISASAVASPIVKAKAAMLGRRDFSPTFTVQQMRKDVGLILDAGAGLNVPLGLTATAAQWLASAAAQGGAEDDYAYVIKVVEQAAAMDSSAV, from the coding sequence ATGAATAAAGACATAGGATTTCTCGGCCTTGGCAAGATGGGACTGCCAATGGCACGTCATCTTGCTGCCAATGGTCATTCAATCAGCGGCTTCGACCTTGTCGCGGATCGTAATTTGGCCGCGCAGGCCGCCGGTTTGCGTATTGCAGAGAGTGCTTTGCGCCTCGTCACTGAATGCGCCACCATCGTCTCCTCATTGCCGAACGACGACGCGCTCGAGGAGACGGCCCGCGTGATCGCGGCAAGTGCGCGTGCCGGCTCGGTCTACATCGACACCAGCACAGTTTCGATCGAGGCGTCGGCCCGGGTGGCGACAGTCTTGAGTGCAGCAGGTATTGCCTACCTGCGTTGTACGGTTTCGGGCAACAACCACATGGCAGAAGCTGCGCAGTTAACCGTGATGGTCTCCGGCCCGCGGGAGACCTTTGACGAAGCGCGCGCTATTTTCAATTCCTGGGGAGCGACTTGCTTCTACCTGGGTGATGCCGAGCAAGCGCGACTGATGAAGCTGGTGATCAACTTGATGATCATGCTGACCTCTGGCATGTTGGCTGAAGCCCTGACGCTAGGTCGGAAGGGTGGTCTTGATTGGAACGACATGTGGCAGGTCATTTCGGCGAGTGCGGTTGCTTCACCGATCGTCAAGGCCAAGGCAGCGATGCTCGGTCGACGCGATTTCAGTCCCACCTTCACAGTACAACAGATGCGCAAGGACGTTGGCTTGATCCTGGATGCAGGAGCCGGATTGAACGTCCCGTTGGGCCTGACCGCGACTGCCGCGCAGTGGCTGGCGAGCGCTGCAGCCCAAGGTGGTGCCGAGGATGACTACGCGTATGTCATCAAGGTCGTCGAACAGGCGGCTGCAATGGATTCGTCTGCCGTCTAA